CCGGTTATTTATAAGCAGATGGAAAACGCCCGGTGTGAACTACCTCGACCTCAGGCTCCGGTTCGCTCCCGAGGTGCGGCATCCGATCCACCAGTTCATCGACGCCTCCGACGCGGTCGACCGGGACGTGCTCGTTCACGGCAACACCCTCGGCGACGAGGACACCTTCCTGTTCTACGTCGTCGGCGACCGCAACCCCTACGCCGCCGCGCTTGCGGCCGCCGAGAGTGTCATCGACTTCGAGATCACCGAGATCGACGACCGGAGTTTTTATACCTTTTTGAAGCAGCAGCGGCCGGACGTCGACGAGGCGATGTTCGCCGCGTTCCAGCGAACCGGCGTGATCGTCGTCCCGCCGATCCAGTTTTTGCCTGACGGCGTAGCGACGCTGACCGTTGTCGGCGAGGCAGAAGCCCTCCAGTCGACGCTCCAGTCGCTGCCGGCCGCGGTCGACGTCACCGTCGAACGCGTCGGCGACTATGACTGGCGGCAGTCGCTGTTCGATCCCGGCCTGACCGACCGCCAGCGCGAGGCGGTTCGGGCCGCCGTCGACGCCGACTACTACGCGGTCCCCCGCGAAGGCAGTATCGAGGCTGTCGCCGACACACTGGACTGCTCGACGAGCACGGCCGCAGAACACCTCCGCAAAGCCGAAGCGGCGGTGATGGCCGCGTTCTGTCGACTCCGCGACTACGAGTAATCCTTTCAGAGATCGTCGACCCAGTCGGCGTTCGACCGATGTTGGGCCGCCACCACCGAGATGCCACGCTGATCGAGCAGGCCGTCCTCGGTCAACACGCCGGTCACGAGATCGCCCGGCGTCAGATCGAAAACCGGATTCCGGACCGTGATCGCTTCACCCCCGTCGTAGACCGCCGTCTCCGGTCCCTGCTCGGGATGGAACGTGTCGTCGGTGGCGACCTTATCGCGTGCTGCAACCACATACACCGGGAGATCAGCGCGCTCGGCGGCCAACGCGAGCGCTCGCGTGCCGACCTTGTTGACGATATCACCGTTTGGGAGGATGGTGTCCGCACCGACGAGGACAGCTTCGAACTCTCGATCCGACAACACTGCAGGGAGCGCCGCATCGGTCGTCACCGTCACGTCGAGGCCCTTCCGGGCGAGGGATTCGGCGATCTCGATTCCCTCGCGGTTGGGTCGGGATTCGGCAACCGTAACGGGCGCACCGAGTTCGGTGAGTGCATCCTCGACGGTGCCGGACCACGAGAGCGTCGCAATCGGTCCCTCGATGCGGTTGGCGGCGGTTTCGGCCGCGGTCGCATCGGCATCGAGTGCCGCACCGATCTCTTCGATGGCCCGGTCGTGGACCGCGCTTGTCGACTGCTCGGCGGTGGTCATCACGCGATTGAGCCGGTTTTCCAACACCGCCATACTCGGCCGAGCATCTTGGAGTTCGAGTGCCGTTTCGACCAACTCTCTCCAGTCGCTGGCGACCGCCGCCCGGTCTCGAACCACCTCTAAGGCCCGAATCGACAGCGTGGCCGCCCCATGGATCGTATCGGCCCCAATCGTCGTCGGCGAGGGTGCGACCTGCTCGTAGGCCTCCCATAACCCGGCCACTGTCTCGCGTTCGAGCATCGCCGTCGGCGACACCCATTCGACGGTTTCGACACCCTCGACCGCCCCGATATCACGGCCCGGCGAATCGAACAGGACCGGGTGAATCGTTCGCTCGCGGCCCGCCTCCCGCGCGGTGAACGACTCGCCCGCGTAGGCTAAGGTTACCGACGACAGCCCGGTCGCCGACAGCACGAGTCGACGGGCCGCGTCGACGGCGCTGGTACCTTCGTCGATCCGCGCGGAGATCCCATCCCAGTGGCCGGGCGCGATGTCGACGTCGCCCCCACGCCGTGTCAGCAGCACCTCTCCACGGTTCCGGATGAACGCAATGACGATCTCTGTCATCGTTCTACTGTTGTCGCCGACCGATACCATGGTTTCCATTGTTCTAGTATCTTATACATCTGTGAGGTCAGTATTCGAGACGGAGCGTTGTCGCCGACACCGGTTCGACCGGCCCCTATCGTCGGCCTTTTTGAGTCGACAGTTCAAACACATGCCATGGAACTATTCGCTGTCGCCGATATCCCGGAAGTAACGCCGGGCGATGATCTCGCTTCGCTCATCCGCGAGCGGGTCGACCTCCGACCCGATGACGTCGTCTGTGTCGCCAGCACGGTCGTCTCGAAGGCCGAAGGCCGGATCGCCGACCTCGACGACTACCCTGCCGGACCACGCGCCCGTGAGATCGCCGACCATCTTTCTGATCTCGAAGACCGCGAGAAAGATCCACGATTTGCGCAGGCAGTGCTCGAAGAGAGCGTCGAGATCATCATGGAGTCGCCGTTTTTGCTCACCGAAACGCGGTTCGGTCACGTCGGCGTCAACGCGGGTATCGACCGCTCGAACGTGCCGGACGGCGACCTGCTTCTCCTCCCCAAGCGGCCCAGCGAAAGCGCGGCGCGAATCCAGACCGAACTGCCGGCCGACCAAGTGATCGTCACCGACACCTGTGGTCGACCGTTCCGCTACGGCCAGCGCGGGGTCGCCATCGGCTGGGACGGCATGCCTGCAAGCCGCGACTGGCGCGGACAGGTCGACCGCGACGGCCGCGAAATGGGTGTGACGGTCCAGAACGTCATCGACGAACTCGCCGCCGCCGCCAACCTCGTCGCCGGTGAGGGCAACGGTGGCACGCCGGTTGTCGTCGTCCGAGGGTTCGAGTTCGGCGACCTGCCGGGGAGTCAGAACCACTTCCGTGATCTGGATGGCGACTACGTTCGCCAAGCCTTGCGTGGCTGGTCCCACAGCCCAACGGAAGGTGAAGCCTAATGTTCGGGATCGAACTCACGCCCGAACACCCAATCGAGCGACTCACTGATCTCGGGGTTCGGGCCGAGGACGCTGGCTACGACACCCTGTTTTCCTCGTGTCACTACAACAACCGCGATGCGTTCGCCGCGCTCCACCACATCGGCGCAGCCACTGACGAACTTCGTGTCGGACCGGGTGTCGCCAACCCCTTTGAGATCCATCCCGTCACGCTGGCTTCGAAAGTTGCCACCATCGACGAGGCGACCGAGGGACGAGCTGTCTTCGGCATCGGACCGGGCGATCCGTCGACGCTCTCAAACCTCGGTTACGCCGACGACCGCGGCCTTCGCCCGGTGCTTGAGGCGTTTAAAACCGCCCAGAAACTCTGGGCCGGCGAGCGCGTCAACAACGACGGCACCTTCGAGGCAACCGACGCCGGACTCAACTACGAACCACCGAGCGGCAGCGACATTCCAGTGTACGTCGGCGGCGAGGGCCCGCATATGTGCCGGATGGCCGCCAAACACGCCGGTGGACTGCTGTTTAACGGTTCCCACGAGGCCGACCTCGCGTGGGCCCGCGACCAAGTTGAAAAGGGACTCGCCGACCGCCCGGACTCCCGCGGCGAGTTCGATCTCGCGGCCTACGCGAGTGTGAGCGTCGACGAAGACCGAAAAGCCGCCCGCGAGGCCGCCCGGCCGCCGGTCGCCTTTATTACGGCCGGGGCGGCTCCGCCGGTCCTAGATCGGCACAACGTCGACAAGCAGACCGCAAACGAAATCGGCGACAACATCAGTGCCGGAGAGTTCTCCGAGGCCTTCGAACTGGTCACCCCGGGGATGATCGATGCCTTCTGTATGGCCGGAACGGTCGATGCGGTCAGCGACCGGATGGCCGCTGTCCTCGATCACGCCGATAGCATCGTTGTCGGCTCACCGCTTGGGCCGGATCTGGAGAACGCCATCGACCTCGCAGCCGAAGCCTACGACCGCGTCGACTAACTGGGCGTAGAGACTGTTTACCGATCGTAGGTGCCGAATAACGAACTTCTGTCGTTTTATTGCGGTGTGAGTCATGGCTATTGGTTTTGTGTACCATCTGATACCGTTTGATACTGTTCAGTACCAATAGATTCCACAGAGAACCAGCTGTGGCCGTTACTCGATTCGGTCGCCGGGACCCCGACCGAGATTCGGCAGCGGGATGCCGAGCGCGCCGAGGGCGCTGTATCCCAGCACGCCGACCGAAAGCAGGATGAAGACGGTTCCGGTGGCGACGATTACCGCCGACAGGGGGCTTCGAAGCGCGACCTCGCCGAGCAGCCCCGGCATCTGGATCGCATCAGTGAGCAGGCGGACGATGAAGTCGACGAACACATTCATAGCTCCTGTTTTGAACTCCCGGTATATGTGTGTTCAGGTATCACCGACCAGTCGAGACCCGAACCGCTTTCGTGTTAGGGAAACCAAGCAATGGCAATGAGTACCCTACTCTGGATTCTCACTGGGATTTTGGCCTACTCGGTCATTGCGGTCCTCCTCGATAGACGGGGGGTGTTGCCCGACTCCTTCAAGGTGTCTGGCCCGCTGATGACGATCCACACCGGCCGCGGCCGTGCCTTTCTCAACTGGTTGTCGACCCCGAAACGCGCTTGGCGAGCGCTTGCGAACATCGGCGTCGGGATCGCGCTGGTGACGATGGTCGGCACGTTCTTCATGCTGATCGTCCAGAGCGTCTCGATCCTGCAGTCGCCGCCCGCCGAGACCGTCCTCCAGAACCCACGTAACGCGCTGGTCATCCCCGGCGTCAACGAGTTCCTCCCGCTGTCTGTCGCGCCCGAAATCATCATCGGGCTCCTCGTCGGGCTGGTCGTCCACGAGGGTGGCCACGGACTGCTCTGTCGCGTCGAGAACATCGATATCGACTCGATGGGGGTCGTGCTGTTCGCCCTGCTGCCCATCGGTGCGTTCGTCGAACCCGACGAGAAGAGTGCCGGCGAGGCAAATCGCGGGGCCCGAACCCGCATGTTCGCCGCGGGCGTGCTGAACAACTTGTTGATCACCGCGCTCGTGTTCGCACTGCTTTTCGGCCCGGTCGGGAGTGCGATTGCGGTCGCTCCGGGTGCGGGCGTCGGCGGAGTCTTCCCGAACAGTGCGGCCGAGTTTGCCGACATCGAGCAAGGAGATCGGATCGTTGCCGTCGACGGAGTCACCGTCGATTCGAACGCAGATCTGTCGACGGTGCTCGACGAGACCACCGCCGAGACGCTGTCGGTCGAACTGGCTGACGGTCGGACAGTGACTGTCGAACGGTCGGCGTTCGTCACCGGACTATCCGAGGATTCACCGTTTGCTGGCGAGACGGGACTCTCGGTCAACGATACGATTACCGCGGTCAACGAGACGCCCGTCTCGACCGAACGCGGGATCAAGGCGGCGGCCGCAAATGAGTCAGTCGTCACCCTTACCTACAGTAACAGTACCTCCGGCGAAGAGCGGACGACTACCGGCCCGCTGGGTGTGTTGACACAGGTCTCGGATGGTGGACCACTGGACTCCGACGGCGCACCGACCGGCGAGCGCATTGTGATAACCAGTATCGATGGCGAGCGAATCCTTGATTTCGAGGACGTCACAGCGGTACTCGATGATCGAGAGCCCGGCGAGACTGTCTCGGTCGTCGCCTACGTCGACGGCGAGCGGGACCAATACAGTGCCGAGCTCGCCAGCGAACCCGACGGCTGGGTTGAGTCCACTGTCGAGTTTTTCACTGGTGAGTCCGACGACGACGACCGGGCCATCGTTGGGATTCTCGGCGGTGCGTCGCTGAGCGGGGTCGGCGTCGACGGGTTCGGTATTCAGTCATACCCCGCCGATCAGTTCCTCGCTGTGCTCTCCGGAGATATCGGTGACGGGCTGGCAATCTCGCTGTTGTTCCTGCTGATCTTGCCGTTTGCCTCGATTGTCGACCCAGCGTTCGGCTTTAATTTCGCTGGCTTCGTCGACGCCAACGCCGCCTTCTACGAGGTCGTCGGTCCGCTGTCGGTACTCGGCGAGGGCGGGGTGTTCCTGCTGGCCAATATCCTGTTTTGGACCGGCTGGATCAACGTCAACCTCGCGCTGTTCAACTGCATTCCGGCGTTCCCGCTCGACGGGGGTCGGATTCTGCGAACGTCGACCGAATCGATTGTCTCGCGGCTCCCGATTGACTCCAAACCCGCCTTCACGCGGGCGATCACCACTAGCGTCGGTCTGATTATGCTGGTCAGCCTCGTGCTCATGATCTTCGGGCCGCGGCTGTTGAACTGATTCCTCGGGACCGTCGCTTTTTGGGTCGGCTCGACACGCAAAACCCATACTTCCAGCGAGAGAAGGGTTAGCTATGCCCGAAGCTCCACAGACAGAGGAAGGCTGGTACGTGCTGCACGATTTTCGGACGATTGATTGGGACGCGTGGCGCGAAACCCCCGACGCAGAGCGACAGCGCGCGATCAGCGAGGGCGTCGACTACTTCGAGCGCCACGAGGCGGTCGACGAGGAAGCCTCGGCGGTGTTCTCTATCCTCGGTCACAAAGCCGACCTGCTGATTTTGCATCTCCGACCCACGCTCGATGCGGTCTCGCGTGCCGAACGCCAGTTCGAAACCACTGCCCTTGCAGGCGTCACCGATCAGTCGACGTCCTACGTTTCGGTCACCGAGGTCTCGGGCTACGTTTCGGACGACTACTTCACCGAGGGCGGCGAGGTCGACACGGGCCTCAAACGATACATCGAGGGGAAACTCGAACCCGAGATCCCGGACGACGAGTACGTCTCGTTTTACCCGATGAGTAAGCGTCGCGGCGAGGAGTACAACTGGTACGACCTCTCGTTCGACGACCGCGCCGAACTGATGAGCGGCCACGGCGAGACCGGCAAAGGGTACGCCGGCAAGATCAAACAGGTCATCTCTTCGTCGGTCGGTTTCGACGACCACGAGTGGGGCGTGACGCTGTTTGCGGCCGAGCCGACTGATATCAAGGATATCGTCTACGAGATGCGGTTCGACGAGGCAACCTCGAAGTACGGCGAGTTCGGCTCCTTCTACATCGGTCGACGCTTCCCGCCGAGCGATCTGGGAGCGTATCTCGCTGGCGAGACGGTCCCGACGGGCGAGGCCGACCAGTCGGGAGGCCACCCACACGGGGAGACTGCGGGCCACGGTGAGGGCCATGCACACGGTGACTCCCACGATCATGACGAGGACCATGCTCACGGTCATGACGAAGATCACGCCCACAGTCATGACGAAGATCACGCCCACAGTCACGACGAGTCGACCGCCGACAGCGAGGACCCAGCAGACGAGGAGTCGATCCGCGGCGAGTTGGCCGATCTCGACATCTATGCGGGCAAACCCCACGGCGAGGACGTGTATGCGACGGTGCTCTACTCGAAGGCCGACCGAACCGAGCTGTTCGAGGAGGTCGACGGACTCAGAAAGAACTTCGATCACTACGATACCCACGTCAAAACCGCTGTCTACGGCGCGAAAGACGACAGCCGAAACGCGGTCGTCTCCATCTGGGAAACCGCCAGCGCCGCCGACACCGCCGCGGGCTTCCTCTCGGAACTCCCCGACATCGTCGAGCGGGCAGGCGAGGAATCGGGCTTCGGCACGATGGGGATGTTCTACACCGTCAAACCCGATTCCCGCGAGGACTTTGTCGACAAGTTCGACACCGTCGGCGAGGTGCTCGCCGAGACGGAGGGCCACATTGAGACGGATCTCATGGTGAACCACGAGGACGAAAACGATATGTTCATCGCCAGTCAGTGGAACTCCCAACAGGATGCGATGGGCTTCTTCGGCTCCGAGGAGTTCCGCGACACCGTCGAGTGGGGCCGTGATGTACTGGCCGACCGGCCGCGACACGTCTTCTTGGCCTGATCGTCACTCCGACTACCGATTTCGGACCGTCATTTCTTCGTCGACCGGTTCGTGATTCGCTATTTCAGCTGCCCGCTCTTCGGTTTCCAACAACCGTTCGAGCCGCCGCTCGAACGTTTCCTCGTCAATCTCACCGGTTGCGTACCGACGCTTGAGCAGGTCGAACGGCGTTTCGGCGTCGGCTCGTTCCTCGCTGGCCTCGGTCGACGCGTCCCCGGAGCCGGGTCGACCGTACCGCTCATACAGGAGGTAGCAGGCCAGCACGATCATCGGTCCCATCGTGACCAACGTCGCCATCGAAACCCATAGCGGAACCGTCGGTATGATGAACGTCGGCATGACCAAAAACAGCGTCACCGCAGTTCCCGTCCAGAACGGTGAGTGGAGGAGCCGTCGACCGTCAGCTTTGATCCGTGACGCAATCGACATGTTAGATCTGTCGTGAGACAGTCACTTACAGATTGTGTCTCTCCCGCCATTGGCCACAGATTCAGTTGACCTGTTGTTCGCGGACAGCTTTTATGCCTCGGAGTGAAAGTGGTTACAGACGATCTACCACCGCTGCTGTCCTGCGGTTTCAAGCGGAACCAGAGGGGAAGCCGTCGACGTGAACTACCGATCCAACAGGTAGCCCGCGACGCCGAGGAGACCGAAAACGAACGTAAGCGGAATCCAGATTCCGGCCTCGCGGTCGGTCAGTCGACTGTGGATGACCACGCCCACCGCGAGGATCGCGTGGGTCACGGTCGTCAGTTTCAGGACCGCCGTCAGTCGTCGCCGCACTGCCAGTCGACCCATCGTTAGTCGCCGGCTACTTTTCGGGCGAGCCCAGCGTCTCGGAGATCCTCCCCGTCGACCGAGGACCGAAGGCTGTCCATCCCATCGAAGCGGTCGATGTCGAAGTTCGTCTCGTAGAGGTCGTCGACGCGGTCGACTTCCCCATCCGTGAGCGGAACCTCCGAGGCACCGGCCCACTCGGTGATGTCGGCTTTCGTCCGGAACGTCGGGGTCACCGTCGCCACGTCCTCGTGGCTCAGCAGGTAGGCGATGGCGGCCTGACCCATCGTTCGTTCTGGAACGCCATCCTTGCTGCCCTCAAGGAACCGAAGCGTTTCGAGCTTCTCCCAGCCCGTCTCGTACCACTCGTCGGGTCGGAAGCCGCGATGGTCGCCCTCGCCGAGTTCGGTTTCGGGGGTGACCTGCTCGTTGAGCAGTCCCGAGGAGTGGGGGACTCGCGGGATCAGACTCGTCGACGACCCTGTCTTTTCGATGGTCTCCAGGAAATGGTTGCCGACCTCCTGTTCGAAGACGTTCCAGACCAACTGGAGACAGTCGAATTCCTCGGCAATCGCCATATCGCCCTCGGCGAGCCAGCCAATCGAGGGACCGAGCGCCCAGCCGGTTGCCTCGATTGTGCCCTCTGCTTTGAGTTCGTCAAACACTTCGAGGATATCTTCGTCGACCTCCTCAACGTTGGCGTTGTGGAGTTGGAGCACGTCGACTGAGTCGACGCCGAGTCGGTCGAGGCTCTTTTCGGTGGCCTCGCGGACGTACTCAGGAGTGATCTCCTTGGGAAGCTCACCGTGGCCAGCCTGTGGATTGTTGTAGAAATCGTAGCCGACCTTGGTGGCGAGCGTGACCTCGTCGCGGCGGTCGACGAGTGCCTCGCCAAGGACTTGTTCGGAGTTGCCGTGGCCGTAGACATCGCCCGTATCGAAGTAGGTGATCCCCTCATCGATAGCGTGGTGGATCATCTCGATAGCCTCGTCTTTCGACCGGTCGCCCCACCAGTCGGTGCCGACGACCCATGCACCGAAGCCGACCTCGCTGACCTCAACACCGGACTCGCCGAGTTCTCGCTGTTGCATACTCCTCCGTAGGAAGCCGGGCCACTTAGCGAAACTGGTTCGTTTTCACTCAGTGGGAACGGTTAGTCGTCGTTGCCCCGCCACTCGTCGGGGTCTCGGCTCCCGTGGCCAGATTCGAGATTTCGGGCTTCGGTCAACAGTTCGCCGTGGTTTCTGACGATATCCGACATCGTCAGCATGCCGACGAGATCGAACCCAGAGACTACCGGGAGCTTTTTGACTCCCTGTTTTTCCATACGACCGATTGCCGTCTGGATGGTTTTGCTCGGCTCGATTGTGACCAGCGGTCGACTCATCACTTTCCAAACGGGCACGTTCTCGAAGGGTCGGTTAGTGCCGTAACCGACACGCAGCGCGTCCATCTCGGTGATGATTCCGGCGGGCGTCCCGTCGTTCATCACGATGACACTGCCGACACCGTTGTGGAGCATCTGCCCGGCAGCCCCCTTCATCGTTGCTCCCGATGGAACTGTCACAATATCAGCACTCATCAGTTCCTTGACGCGCATTCGAACAACTCCGCACTCAAACTATATTGATTTTTCGGGGACAATAGGCGCGATGGCTGGACAGACCGAATGCACAACCGAATTCCTTTACATACTCGCCGCCAACGAGAGGCAATGACGAAGCGACACGTGTCACTGCCTGCGGATGCCGCCGTGGGGGTCCGAGGATTCATCGACGAGGTGGATGAACGCCTGTCCTCGGATGAAGAAACCTGCAAGGTCGTCGAAGACGTTCTCGTCGACCTGTTTGGCGACCGAGAGGCCTACGAAGCCTGGCAGGCCGGAGAGTCTGTCTCGCCGGCGACACGCGTCCGACTGCAGGGGTACGATCCCTGTAACACGACTGTCGAGGCGGAGTACTACGCCGAAAAAGACGAACAGAAGTTCGAACGCTCGAAGCATCTCCAGTGGCTCTGGCGACAGTTCGACGCGACACCGATGGCCGACAACGTCGAGTTCGCCCTCCAGTTCCGCCGCATGCTCGCCGACCACCTCTTCGAGGAGTGTGGCGACAACTGCCGATTCTTCAAGGGTATCAGTTTCACCTACGGCCACAACATCACCGTTGGCGACAACACGGTCGTCCACGACGACGTCCATCTCGACGACCGCGGCAAACTCACTATTGGCGATCAGGTTTCGATCTCCGATGGGGTTCATATCTACAGCCACGACCACGACATCGTCGACCAGACCTCCGTGCGAAACTACCACACGATCATCGAGGACGATGCCCGCGTCACCTACGACTCGATGGTTCGGGCCGGCTGTCGGATCGGCGCAAACTCTATCGTCGGCGCGCGTGCGGTGGTCCAAGGCGACGTGCCGGCTCACCACATTGTCGTCGGGATGCCAGCCAAGAGCGTCAAAATCAAACCCGGCTGGGAATCGGTTGCCGACCCCATCGATGACGGTCGACTCGACACCAACCAGACCGACCGCGAAATCGAATACGAGATCGACAACGAGATTGAAATCTTCGACGAGTTCCAGCGGACGCTGTCGCCGCCGGATGCCAAGCAACCTCCGGAACACCCCGACGCTGCTGACCTGCCGGACGCAGGGCAGCCTGACGCCCAGTAGTCGACCGTGTGGCCCGAAGCATCGCGATCAACGTCGCCGCCAACACCAACCTCCCGGGGTTTCGCGGCCCGATCTATCCCGACGGCAGGTTCGTTTATATACCGATTCCGGAACGCGAGCCGACAACGACTGCGGTGCCGACGTACGCCGACCTGCTTGATCGACTCGATCCACTTCCGTTTGTGGTCGACGATGAGATCCGACAGCTTCCGGTTCATCTCGATCCCGAGTTCGCGGGCTATCCCACCTGTTCGCAGTACACCTATGGTGATGAACACGGCGTCAAAGCCGGACCGCTGTCCGAACTCCAGCCCGGTGATTCGCTCTACTTCTATGCCACGCTGAGCTACCACGAGCCACCCGACTCGCTAAACACTGGCCCGGCAGTCGACTGGGTCGCCCCCGACTGGGGTGCATACATAATTGGCGAGTTCCGGGTCGACCGCGTGTTCGATGCCGAGGCCTGCGCGAGCCTCTCGGAGACCGACCGTGAACGCCTCGCCAGCAACGCCCACTGCAAGCGCGACCCCTTTGACGCGAAGGTGCTCGTGGTCGGTGATTCGGACTCACAGCTCTTTGACCGGGCCGTCCCGCTCAGTTCGGTCGACAGTGGGTCGACGGCCAACCGACTCGTCACCCAGCTCTCGAACGATTCGGGCAAGGGACCGTGGTGGCGTCGACGGCTCTGGTTCGACGAGGCGGCGACCGAACAGCTCAGAGAGATCGTGGATAGTAAACAGCCATATAACTGACCAAAGAGTCTCTGCGGTTCGTGCTGAATGGTCGGTATGCATAGTAGTCAGTGGCTACCGTCGACGGTGACACCAGCAGTTTGGGGAGGCCCATCCCATGACGAGTGACGAACTGCTCTCCCGTCCGGTTGTCCCGATTTCGGGACCCGAGGATGCCGAGGCGACCTACAACGCCTTGGTGGCCCACACCGATCCAGCGGACTGCCGACCGCTCGTGTTGCATGTGATCGTCGACACCGAGGGTAGCGACAGCATCAACGCCCAATACCAGCACGCCAACGACGCCTGCGAGCAGTTCAAATCACGGGCCGCTGCTGATGGGATGATAGTCGGGACCGAAATCAGGTACGGAAAACCGGTCTCCGAGACGATTATCGACGTCGCCGAGGAGTACAATGGGTCCTCAATTGTCTTTTGTTCCCGCGACGATGGTGCGTGGTTCGATCTGCTTTTAGGTGGCGTTCGGACCGCACTCATCACCAAAAGCAAGCGGCCAGTTGTGATGCTCCCGGTCGACGAGGACTACTGATCGACGTTCTGTCCCAGTCACTCGGAGTCGCTGATCGGTGGCTCGGTCATGCTCCCCTCGGTTTTGAGGCGAAGATACAGATAGGCGAAAAAGACGATTGGCGGGAGGATTAGGACGCCAACCGCCCATATCGCAGCGACGATGATTGATTTTCCACGGCGGAGAGCATCACGGAACAGCCACACTGCGACGGCAATCGTCACGAGGTAGATCACGGCTAAAATCGGCTGGTCAAGGAAGACTGAGACAACCAGTGGTGCAGTGGTTGTGAGTGGTGACATAGCTACTCCTTTTCCGAGAGACGAAAGAAGCCAGCGGTTTAGCCTTTAGTAGTCGGTGGCTATTCCCACGGCTGAGATGCTTCAGTAATCTCTCCAGCGAGCGAGCGACCCATCGCCTCGCCCGGCGCGCTGAGATTCGCCAGTGCCCACATGAGTTTGACTTTCGCCGTGCCGGGGAGCGTATCACCGGCTTCGATAACACCCGCATCGATGAGGTCACGACCGGTGTCGTACACTCGATCACAGACGCGGCCTTCGAGACACTGGCTGGTCATGGCAACAACGGTTCCGTTGTCGACCAACTCCTCGATCCGTGGAATCAGGTCCGTATGCACGTGGCCGAGGCCGGTGCCCTCGATGATGACGCCCGCCTTGTCATCAAGGTAGTCCCACGCCGCGGGGTCCATACCGGGGGTGAACTTGACGAGTTCGACCGAAGAGTCGAGGTCGTCGTCGAGTGCGAGGTCGACTGCGCCGCGTTCGGTGTACTCCCGACGGAACTCGAAGGCATCGGCGGCGACGTCGCCGTCCGCGCCATCGTCTTGGGCGGCTGCGTACTCGATTTGGGCCAGTGGCTTGTTGCCGATGGTTTCGAACGCATCCCGGCGAGAGGTGTGATTCTTCCGGACGCGGGTGCCGCGGTGGAGCGCACAG
This sequence is a window from Halohasta litchfieldiae. Protein-coding genes within it:
- a CDS encoding acyltransferase codes for the protein MTKRHVSLPADAAVGVRGFIDEVDERLSSDEETCKVVEDVLVDLFGDREAYEAWQAGESVSPATRVRLQGYDPCNTTVEAEYYAEKDEQKFERSKHLQWLWRQFDATPMADNVEFALQFRRMLADHLFEECGDNCRFFKGISFTYGHNITVGDNTVVHDDVHLDDRGKLTIGDQVSISDGVHIYSHDHDIVDQTSVRNYHTIIEDDARVTYDSMVRAGCRIGANSIVGARAVVQGDVPAHHIVVGMPAKSVKIKPGWESVADPIDDGRLDTNQTDREIEYEIDNEIEIFDEFQRTLSPPDAKQPPEHPDAADLPDAGQPDAQ
- a CDS encoding SHOCT domain-containing protein — its product is MSIASRIKADGRRLLHSPFWTGTAVTLFLVMPTFIIPTVPLWVSMATLVTMGPMIVLACYLLYERYGRPGSGDASTEASEERADAETPFDLLKRRYATGEIDEETFERRLERLLETEERAAEIANHEPVDEEMTVRNR
- a CDS encoding universal stress protein gives rise to the protein MTSDELLSRPVVPISGPEDAEATYNALVAHTDPADCRPLVLHVIVDTEGSDSINAQYQHANDACEQFKSRAAADGMIVGTEIRYGKPVSETIIDVAEEYNGSSIVFCSRDDGAWFDLLLGGVRTALITKSKRPVVMLPVDEDY
- a CDS encoding aldo/keto reductase is translated as MQQRELGESGVEVSEVGFGAWVVGTDWWGDRSKDEAIEMIHHAIDEGITYFDTGDVYGHGNSEQVLGEALVDRRDEVTLATKVGYDFYNNPQAGHGELPKEITPEYVREATEKSLDRLGVDSVDVLQLHNANVEEVDEDILEVFDELKAEGTIEATGWALGPSIGWLAEGDMAIAEEFDCLQLVWNVFEQEVGNHFLETIEKTGSSTSLIPRVPHSSGLLNEQVTPETELGEGDHRGFRPDEWYETGWEKLETLRFLEGSKDGVPERTMGQAAIAYLLSHEDVATVTPTFRTKADITEWAGASEVPLTDGEVDRVDDLYETNFDIDRFDGMDSLRSSVDGEDLRDAGLARKVAGD
- a CDS encoding CBS domain-containing protein; translation: MRVKELMSADIVTVPSGATMKGAAGQMLHNGVGSVIVMNDGTPAGIITEMDALRVGYGTNRPFENVPVWKVMSRPLVTIEPSKTIQTAIGRMEKQGVKKLPVVSGFDLVGMLTMSDIVRNHGELLTEARNLESGHGSRDPDEWRGNDD
- a CDS encoding Nmad3 family putative nucleotide modification protein, whose amino-acid sequence is MARSIAINVAANTNLPGFRGPIYPDGRFVYIPIPEREPTTTAVPTYADLLDRLDPLPFVVDDEIRQLPVHLDPEFAGYPTCSQYTYGDEHGVKAGPLSELQPGDSLYFYATLSYHEPPDSLNTGPAVDWVAPDWGAYIIGEFRVDRVFDAEACASLSETDRERLASNAHCKRDPFDAKVLVVGDSDSQLFDRAVPLSSVDSGSTANRLVTQLSNDSGKGPWWRRRLWFDEAATEQLREIVDSKQPYN